The Nitrospira sp. genome window below encodes:
- a CDS encoding multicopper oxidase domain-containing protein, which produces MVPPAGRADVVAAIPENATGALTLWTEDFERVEATYSWTPTVPVMHLKVSGSPVTSPSLVKQAGDPLLTKVGASVKVLGAAPDNLLAPSKGEDGSTNKDIQLTFWANSGAFQASIDGVPMPRDFTGLGKDGLASGGYPFFLASARHATLENTLELTVTNTTGAHHPFHLHGFSFQPTKLAPHAGTTGPIYEFPYHEFRDIMDVPANYTFTFRVSLDDRPTAKKSKGGGLGRWLFHCHILPHATFGMMSELHVH; this is translated from the coding sequence TTGGTTCCGCCTGCCGGTCGTGCGGATGTGGTAGCGGCGATTCCGGAGAACGCCACAGGCGCTCTGACCCTCTGGACAGAGGATTTCGAGCGGGTGGAAGCCACCTACTCCTGGACCCCGACAGTGCCGGTGATGCACCTGAAAGTTAGTGGTAGCCCGGTCACATCTCCGTCGTTGGTAAAACAGGCGGGGGATCCTCTACTTACAAAGGTGGGAGCCTCGGTCAAGGTGCTCGGTGCAGCACCAGATAATCTTCTTGCCCCTTCCAAGGGTGAAGATGGATCGACGAATAAAGACATCCAGCTGACCTTCTGGGCCAACAGCGGCGCGTTTCAGGCGTCGATTGACGGGGTCCCGATGCCGAGAGACTTCACGGGTCTCGGTAAAGATGGTCTGGCCAGCGGTGGCTATCCTTTTTTCCTAGCCTCAGCCCGTCATGCAACCCTTGAGAATACATTGGAACTCACGGTGACCAATACGACGGGGGCGCACCATCCGTTTCATTTGCATGGGTTTTCGTTTCAGCCCACGAAACTGGCTCCACACGCTGGCACCACCGGACCGATCTATGAATTCCCGTATCATGAGTTTCGGGACATCATGGACGTACCTGCGAATTATACCTTCACGTTTCGGGTTTCCTTGGACGATCGGCCGACTGCAAAAAAGTCGAAGGGGGGAGGACTAGGGCGGTGGCTGTTCCATTGTCACATCCTTCCTCATGCCACGTTCGGGATGATGTCGGAGCTTCACGTCCACTGA
- a CDS encoding response regulator, translating into MAILLDQTTHQALLDNRNILVVDDEEPIRRLLAYLLQSHGYHVEGAGDAREARQKLEEQAFALMLCDVNMPGESGMDLVRHALAEHTHTAAIMVTGLDSSVLANAALEVGAFGYIVKPFESNEVLIDVANALRRRRLEMENRQHRENLEDIVRTRTLALQQALDWLERTEKELRLSREETIQRLAIAAEFRDHATAKHIQRMSHYCELLARKAGLSPDRCDLIRTASPMHDIGKIGTPDHVLLKPGKFTQEEFGVIAQHAEIGYRILSGSDAELLKVAAVIAYTHHERFDGTGYPRGLQGDTIPIEGRIAAIADAFDALTTRRVYKPAFEMSHAIELMLKHRSEHFDPELLDVFVASSDELTRIHKQYADPVNPNPINEL; encoded by the coding sequence ATGGCAATACTTCTGGATCAGACCACCCACCAAGCGCTCCTCGATAATCGCAATATCCTGGTCGTCGATGACGAAGAACCGATCCGCCGCCTCCTCGCCTATCTGCTCCAATCCCATGGCTACCATGTAGAAGGTGCTGGAGACGCACGAGAGGCTCGACAAAAGCTCGAAGAGCAAGCATTTGCGTTGATGCTCTGCGATGTCAACATGCCCGGAGAATCCGGCATGGACCTGGTTCGCCACGCTCTGGCTGAGCACACGCATACAGCCGCAATTATGGTCACAGGGCTCGACAGCTCGGTACTCGCTAACGCCGCGCTCGAGGTCGGCGCCTTCGGGTACATCGTCAAGCCTTTTGAATCGAACGAAGTGCTGATCGACGTCGCAAATGCGCTCCGCCGCCGCCGGCTCGAAATGGAAAATCGCCAGCATCGTGAGAATTTAGAAGATATCGTCCGTACAAGAACCCTCGCACTCCAGCAAGCGCTGGACTGGCTTGAACGAACTGAAAAAGAGCTACGCCTGTCCCGGGAAGAGACCATTCAGCGACTCGCCATTGCAGCCGAGTTCAGGGACCATGCTACCGCCAAGCACATTCAGCGCATGAGCCACTACTGTGAGTTGCTCGCGCGCAAAGCCGGGCTCTCTCCCGATCGATGTGATCTGATTCGCACGGCTAGTCCCATGCACGACATCGGCAAGATCGGCACTCCGGATCATGTACTCTTGAAGCCGGGAAAGTTCACGCAGGAGGAATTTGGTGTGATCGCACAGCATGCGGAAATCGGCTACCGCATCCTGAGTGGGTCGGATGCGGAACTGCTGAAAGTCGCAGCGGTGATCGCTTACACTCACCATGAACGGTTCGACGGCACCGGATATCCACGGGGGTTACAGGGCGATACCATTCCGATTGAAGGCCGCATCGCGGCCATCGCCGACGCCTTTGATGCACTCACCACACGGCGTGTCTATAAACCGGCCTTTGAGATGAGCCACGCGATTGAACTGATGCTCAAACACCGAAGCGAACACTTCGATCCGGAATTATTAGACGTCTTCGTCGCCTCGAGCGACGAACTCACGCGAATCCATAAACAGTACGCAGACCCAGTCAATCCGAATCCCATCAACGAACTATGA
- a CDS encoding sigma-54-dependent Fis family transcriptional regulator yields MRAKILIVDDDPDILLSLQNRVSFMGHDALTATNGKDALRAIQEEEPDLVLLDLELPLLSGLDVLKQISETSVRQDAPDQDTSQNSTTYTTPLIVMLTAYGTIERAVQAMQLGAFDFVPKPFTSDHLTVVIKKALDTVMLYRHVATLRKEVDVQFESVLTTNKQMGAQLAIAKQAASSPVTVLLLGETGTGKEVVARAVHRWSPRSARPFVAVNCAAFPENLLENELFGHEKGAFTGAIKREPGKIEMAEGGTLFLDEIGDMPLTMQSHLLRVLNDKTFYRVGGAQEVRADVRFIAATNKDLAQAIRQGTFREDLYFRLAVITVTLPPLRERLDDLPALAEHFLTQPGKFGLNRRCVLSDTALHALRSYRWPGNVRELENVLTRAMVLCPGDTIGPEHLALTTTTPPPTNQAANTDIIFFSYHQSMDAYGQRLIEEALRRNGWNQTKAAAELGLQRTYLTKLLRQKQISPKPPTTLSD; encoded by the coding sequence ATGCGAGCAAAAATCCTGATTGTCGACGACGACCCTGATATCCTCCTCAGCTTGCAAAACCGAGTCAGTTTTATGGGGCATGACGCGCTGACTGCCACGAATGGCAAGGATGCGCTGCGAGCGATTCAAGAAGAAGAGCCGGATCTGGTCCTATTGGATCTTGAGCTTCCGCTGCTTTCAGGTCTGGACGTGTTGAAACAGATCAGCGAGACCTCCGTTCGTCAGGACGCTCCTGATCAAGATACATCGCAGAACTCAACTACCTATACGACTCCCCTTATCGTCATGTTGACGGCCTATGGCACGATTGAGCGCGCGGTGCAGGCCATGCAGCTCGGCGCCTTCGACTTCGTGCCGAAGCCCTTCACCTCCGATCACTTGACGGTGGTGATCAAGAAGGCGCTGGACACCGTCATGCTGTACCGGCATGTCGCAACGCTCCGCAAGGAAGTGGATGTCCAGTTTGAGTCTGTCCTCACAACCAACAAGCAGATGGGCGCACAACTGGCGATCGCTAAACAGGCGGCCTCCTCACCCGTCACCGTGTTGTTGCTCGGCGAGACCGGGACCGGCAAAGAAGTAGTGGCTCGCGCCGTTCATCGATGGAGCCCTCGTTCAGCCAGGCCGTTTGTCGCCGTCAATTGCGCGGCATTCCCCGAAAACTTGCTGGAGAACGAGCTCTTTGGTCATGAAAAAGGCGCGTTCACCGGAGCCATCAAACGGGAGCCCGGCAAGATTGAAATGGCCGAAGGCGGCACGCTGTTCCTTGACGAGATCGGCGACATGCCGCTCACCATGCAAAGTCATCTCCTGCGGGTGCTCAACGATAAGACATTCTATCGAGTCGGTGGAGCACAGGAAGTACGAGCCGACGTACGATTCATCGCCGCCACCAACAAAGACCTTGCACAGGCGATTCGTCAAGGAACATTCCGTGAAGACCTCTATTTTCGTCTTGCCGTCATCACAGTAACCTTGCCTCCTCTCCGTGAACGACTCGACGACCTGCCTGCCCTCGCAGAGCACTTTCTCACCCAACCAGGAAAGTTCGGTCTCAACAGGCGCTGCGTCCTGAGCGACACCGCACTCCATGCACTCCGGAGTTACCGCTGGCCCGGTAATGTTCGTGAGCTGGAGAACGTGCTGACTCGTGCCATGGTCTTGTGTCCCGGCGACACGATCGGACCTGAGCATCTCGCATTGACCACTACGACTCCCCCTCCGACAAACCAAGCGGCCAACACCGATATCATCTTCTTCTCCTATCACCAGAGCATGGACGCCTATGGCCAAAGGCTGATTGAGGAGGCTCTGCGGAGAAACGGCTGGAATCAGACCAAAGCCGCCGCCGAGCTGGGCCTACAGCGAACGTACTTGACCAAGCTACTCCGGCAAAAACAGATCTCCCCGAAACCGCCGACGACTCTCTCCGACTGA
- a CDS encoding ABC transporter substrate-binding protein, producing MIAYTIRIQERAVARSRSAWLIALVLIPCFYLYAEPALATGPEIAILKSSDLKAYNDAVEGFKATAPGNATYVEYDLRGDFDQGKRLARTIRATDSTLVVAVGLKAALTAKLEIVDIPILYMMILAPAKYHLTAANMAGVLIEVPTDRQLKLIRTFLPTLRKIGVLYNPEKTAAKLKEAESHAAGHEFQLRGFPVAKEKEVPQQLRTLLSHSEALWLIPDSTVLTDESIRFILESAVAKQIPVIGFSPEFTRLGALLSLSIDYGEVGREAGLLAKRILNGEQQLPLKPVSVQRIRITVNQKTARYLDITIPKELDSLIDETY from the coding sequence ATGATCGCTTACACCATCAGAATCCAAGAGAGGGCCGTCGCAAGATCTCGCTCTGCCTGGTTAATAGCGCTTGTACTGATCCCTTGTTTCTACCTCTATGCTGAGCCGGCTCTCGCTACCGGGCCGGAGATCGCGATCCTCAAATCATCTGACCTCAAAGCCTACAATGATGCCGTGGAGGGATTCAAAGCAACTGCTCCAGGGAATGCCACGTATGTTGAATATGATCTGCGAGGTGATTTCGATCAGGGGAAGCGACTGGCGAGGACCATTCGTGCGACAGACTCTACCCTGGTGGTCGCGGTCGGTCTGAAGGCGGCACTGACGGCTAAGCTCGAGATCGTGGATATCCCGATTCTCTACATGATGATTCTTGCCCCCGCCAAATATCATCTCACTGCGGCCAATATGGCCGGCGTACTCATTGAAGTTCCGACGGACCGGCAACTAAAGCTGATCCGTACGTTTCTCCCGACTCTGCGCAAGATCGGCGTGCTGTATAATCCCGAGAAGACGGCTGCCAAGTTGAAGGAAGCAGAATCACACGCTGCCGGCCATGAGTTCCAGCTGAGGGGTTTTCCGGTCGCAAAAGAAAAGGAGGTTCCTCAACAACTCAGGACGCTACTGTCTCATTCGGAAGCATTATGGTTGATCCCGGACTCAACCGTACTGACCGATGAGTCGATCCGTTTTATCCTGGAATCCGCTGTGGCGAAGCAAATTCCCGTCATTGGGTTTTCACCCGAGTTTACACGTCTCGGGGCGTTGCTCAGCTTGTCCATTGATTATGGCGAGGTCGGGCGCGAGGCTGGGCTCCTCGCGAAACGTATCTTAAACGGGGAACAACAACTCCCGCTCAAGCCCGTTTCAGTCCAACGGATTCGGATCACCGTGAATCAGAAGACAGCGCGCTATTTGGACATCACGATTCCCAAGGAACTCGATAGCCTGATCGACGAAACCTATTGA
- a CDS encoding XTP/dITP diphosphatase, which produces MLDQSVSEIVLATRNPDKGRELGALLGGIGIRIRTLADFPTAPEVEEDGATCEANAMKKAREIAKVTQVPALADDTGLEVDALQGRPGVYAARYAGEHATYEDNCRKLLQELTGVPAAKRKARFLTVAAIAFPSGDVHVTQGTLEGVITEQPIGDRGFGYDPVFLVPEFGKTLAQLTIEEKNRMSHRAKAFVQMRVWLEDHANTDSVA; this is translated from the coding sequence TTGCTTGATCAGTCTGTCAGCGAGATTGTGCTTGCTACGCGTAACCCAGATAAGGGGCGAGAGCTTGGGGCTCTGCTCGGAGGAATCGGCATACGCATCCGAACATTGGCGGACTTTCCCACCGCGCCGGAGGTTGAGGAAGACGGGGCGACCTGCGAAGCGAACGCGATGAAAAAAGCAAGAGAGATCGCCAAGGTTACACAAGTCCCTGCGCTGGCCGATGATACTGGGTTGGAAGTCGACGCACTGCAAGGCCGACCAGGGGTTTATGCGGCACGCTATGCCGGAGAGCATGCCACCTACGAAGATAATTGTCGGAAGCTCCTTCAAGAGCTCACAGGCGTTCCGGCAGCGAAGCGGAAGGCACGATTTCTGACGGTTGCCGCGATTGCATTTCCTAGTGGCGATGTTCATGTCACACAGGGTACTCTAGAAGGAGTGATCACCGAACAGCCGATTGGAGATCGTGGGTTCGGGTATGATCCGGTGTTTCTCGTGCCGGAATTCGGCAAGACGCTGGCTCAGTTGACGATTGAAGAAAAGAATCGTATGAGTCACCGGGCAAAGGCATTTGTGCAAATGCGTGTATGGCTGGAGGATCACGCGAACACTGACTCCGTCGCATAA
- a CDS encoding GAF domain-containing protein: MDAERMNQDLRSQPTTGFFGLRFKFVLLFSMILIVTCSSLSWYFIETRRSVMMDNLQELGTILLTNTVRNDHFRIGGIVLEDRETLEQFMNSLMAIDRVVYVMITTSDGRVLDQQSKRTNRLRAGSPDTSPQPLYPDDSLLESLGKTPLTAPLITQLVLASNQTLIPQDESSDWLLPFLVRQETLYDFAMPVLKDSARSSHLSEELDEKRGTSFPTAHPPVVGVVRIGMTDAQAKATLLIIIRNVALLTLFIIAAGILSAHLLTSRITIPLRNLAGAAKQLADGQDAPVPFAVSTKDEVGQLTHAFNVMTQSLHERNQAITLNLETIKRQVTQLTTAHKVSTAIASANMLNLDQLLKAVLPLLSDNLAFSKMAVLLYHPEKKACSIAQVMGAGPEIDEAARLLEIPINEGSITADLLFHRKPFLIQDIEADAHRFYPPIFHLLQRSGTRSIVVVPLLSQAKILGFLAGGRDTHPCSEDDLDILLTIAGHVAAAIDNAKAYSELAELTQHLEERIEQRTEELSYANAQLQEHDRRRSTFLSVVSHELRTPMTAIRSFAENMLDGVTGPLTELQHTYLTRIQHNVARLGRIIAQLLDWSRLDTQRVELHLEEVCVHQIAMIVTDSLRMVASEKTVSLEIPTVQSLPSVQGDRDKLEQIFWNLIGNAIKFTPPGGQVAVEFGLSPPGFVQTCISDSGCGIDPAHVPHIFDEFSRVPSAMPASQGAQLGLCITKTLVAMHHGQIWVESQPQAGSRFYFTLPVSTSPDELPPKAAEEAEQHLS, from the coding sequence ATGGACGCGGAACGCATGAATCAGGATCTCCGATCGCAACCCACCACGGGATTCTTCGGCCTTAGGTTCAAGTTTGTCTTGCTGTTCAGCATGATTCTGATCGTGACCTGCTCGTCATTAAGCTGGTATTTCATTGAAACAAGACGCAGCGTCATGATGGATAATCTCCAGGAACTTGGAACAATCCTCCTGACCAATACCGTACGAAATGATCATTTTCGAATTGGTGGAATCGTTTTGGAAGATCGGGAAACGCTCGAGCAGTTCATGAACAGCCTGATGGCGATCGACCGGGTCGTCTATGTCATGATCACGACGTCTGACGGGCGTGTCCTGGATCAACAGAGCAAGCGAACAAATAGATTGCGCGCAGGTTCACCAGACACATCGCCACAACCGCTCTACCCAGACGATAGCCTGCTTGAGTCCTTAGGCAAGACGCCCTTGACCGCTCCGCTCATCACTCAATTGGTACTCGCGTCTAACCAGACGTTGATCCCACAAGACGAATCCTCAGATTGGCTCCTTCCATTCTTGGTCCGGCAGGAAACTTTGTACGACTTTGCGATGCCGGTCCTCAAAGATTCGGCTCGTTCGTCTCACCTCTCGGAGGAGCTCGACGAGAAGAGAGGCACGTCATTCCCAACAGCACACCCACCAGTGGTCGGCGTAGTCCGTATCGGTATGACCGATGCTCAGGCCAAAGCAACACTGCTGATCATTATCCGCAATGTTGCGTTGTTGACGTTGTTCATCATCGCCGCCGGGATCCTCAGTGCGCATCTGCTGACATCACGCATTACGATCCCACTGCGCAATCTGGCCGGTGCCGCCAAGCAACTCGCAGATGGACAGGACGCACCGGTTCCGTTTGCTGTCTCGACGAAGGATGAAGTCGGCCAGCTCACGCACGCCTTCAATGTGATGACACAATCTTTGCATGAGCGGAACCAGGCGATCACGTTGAACCTCGAAACAATCAAACGGCAAGTCACGCAACTAACCACGGCGCACAAAGTCAGCACTGCAATCGCGAGTGCTAACATGCTCAATCTTGACCAGCTCCTGAAGGCAGTGCTCCCATTGCTCTCGGACAATCTTGCTTTTTCTAAAATGGCAGTTCTCCTCTATCACCCAGAGAAGAAAGCCTGTTCCATCGCGCAAGTTATGGGAGCAGGTCCAGAAATTGACGAGGCCGCACGCCTGCTTGAAATACCGATTAATGAAGGTAGCATCACTGCCGATCTACTCTTCCATCGTAAACCATTCCTGATACAAGACATAGAAGCAGACGCTCATCGCTTCTATCCACCTATCTTTCATTTATTACAACGCTCGGGCACACGTTCAATCGTTGTCGTCCCACTCCTAAGCCAAGCTAAAATTCTTGGTTTTCTTGCCGGAGGCCGAGATACGCATCCATGCAGCGAAGATGACCTCGACATCCTTTTGACGATCGCCGGTCACGTCGCGGCGGCCATCGATAATGCCAAGGCCTACTCCGAACTCGCGGAACTCACTCAGCACCTGGAAGAGCGCATTGAGCAACGTACCGAAGAACTATCCTACGCCAATGCCCAACTCCAAGAACATGATCGGCGTCGGTCGACCTTCCTCTCAGTCGTGTCCCATGAGTTGCGAACCCCGATGACGGCCATTCGAAGCTTTGCAGAAAACATGCTCGATGGCGTCACCGGTCCGTTGACCGAACTGCAACATACTTACCTCACTCGCATTCAACATAATGTCGCTCGACTGGGCAGAATCATCGCACAATTGCTCGATTGGTCACGCTTGGATACTCAGCGAGTCGAACTTCACCTTGAAGAGGTTTGCGTTCATCAGATAGCGATGATCGTCACAGACAGCTTGCGGATGGTGGCATCAGAAAAGACTGTCTCACTTGAGATCCCGACGGTTCAATCCCTTCCATCTGTACAGGGCGATCGCGATAAACTTGAACAAATTTTCTGGAATCTCATTGGTAATGCGATCAAATTTACGCCTCCCGGCGGCCAGGTTGCCGTGGAGTTCGGCCTGTCGCCTCCAGGCTTTGTGCAGACGTGTATCTCCGATAGCGGCTGTGGGATCGACCCTGCTCACGTACCCCATATTTTCGATGAATTTTCTCGAGTGCCGTCCGCCATGCCGGCATCACAAGGCGCTCAACTAGGCCTCTGCATTACCAAGACGCTGGTCGCCATGCACCATGGCCAGATATGGGTGGAGAGCCAGCCACAGGCCGGTTCACGGTTTTACTTTACCCTTCCCGTTTCTACATCCCCTGATGAACTGCCTCCTAAGGCCGCGGAAGAAGCGGAACAACATCTCTCTTGA
- the rph gene encoding ribonuclease PH → MRFDGRRKDQVRPVKVTRNFTKHAEGAVLIEMGDTKVICTASVEEKVPPFLKGKGTGWVTAEYAMLPRATHDRSPREAVKGKQGGRTLEIQRLVGRALRSVTDLSKLGERSIWVDCDVIQADGGTRTASITGAFIALADACAVLKKKDLLKTIPLTDYLAAISVGKVGGEVMVDLAYTEDSMAEVDMNLVMTGRGQYVEVQGTAERTPFAKQDMDEFLTLGWQAIERLTAIQKELIGALA, encoded by the coding sequence GTGCGCTTCGATGGACGGCGGAAAGATCAGGTCCGTCCCGTAAAAGTGACGAGGAACTTCACGAAACATGCGGAAGGGGCGGTGCTCATCGAAATGGGGGATACGAAGGTCATCTGTACGGCCTCGGTTGAGGAGAAGGTCCCTCCTTTTTTGAAGGGAAAAGGAACGGGATGGGTTACGGCGGAGTACGCTATGTTACCGCGGGCGACCCATGACCGATCCCCTCGAGAGGCTGTGAAAGGCAAACAAGGCGGTCGAACCTTGGAAATCCAGCGTCTGGTCGGGCGCGCCCTGCGCTCCGTGACGGATTTATCGAAGCTGGGAGAACGGTCCATTTGGGTCGATTGCGACGTGATTCAGGCCGATGGTGGGACGAGAACGGCGTCCATTACCGGCGCATTCATTGCGTTGGCAGATGCCTGTGCCGTGTTGAAAAAGAAGGATTTACTGAAAACAATTCCGCTGACCGACTACCTAGCCGCGATTAGTGTTGGAAAGGTGGGCGGAGAAGTGATGGTGGATCTAGCATACACCGAAGACTCCATGGCGGAAGTGGACATGAATTTGGTGATGACCGGTCGAGGGCAGTATGTTGAAGTGCAAGGAACTGCGGAACGCACCCCGTTTGCCAAGCAGGACATGGACGAGTTTTTGACCTTGGGGTGGCAGGCGATCGAACGGCTAACGGCCATTCAGAAAGAATTGATTGGTGCGCTTGCTTGA
- a CDS encoding copper oxidase: protein MKTRHLLLAALGMLVAWGMAGMAHAQAPAPDEPVVSFEAGDRPGNFFTCSNTGNSASGIGCVPASIGGAQQRSLAVIRPGETVGFPTFSAEASTIHTVLSLIWPTGASNMPFKAAIDFLNPAPGGVATVKLTEPGLYVFICDIHVYMFAGVIVDDPATPELDLGKTITLVNNITVPTFSDLAIRLLRTFFIITDPGNWKDYTKTTWTPAFPAVPVIVHDVDGNAIPVSDLSAVLSIGTVDLTDDANKLFNPTTAGVGEIWIDTQFELTAGKSKPGAATVIDGKTWALTRKIALPETNMNHPHNMWTDRDQKVIYQTQWFDERVAVFDRKTGAFIRELNAGPAPSHVMTRANNDYVHVAQNGGNNVREFNAFAGGNGAGPNQFLRDIPMTHAPVDNSDIINATHPHGHWMSSTGDKMVTPNENINTSTLYNFPAGAIQATNNTGAVPIATGMMPDSSKYYVTNFLDSTITVIDMNSNTVIKTINLLNDIPDGGSNSYNPITGEIQNFVGALPIQTPVSPDGTNMVTANTLTATITIVDTKTDKVVAMLPCDPGCHGVQYGAKVGGGYYAYIANKFSNVMLVVDPDPDMDGDPSNAAIVGRVLLAGTASAVQDDTVIGNPGMGGQGVLAVPNVYNGWVQQWVKNCKGKDCNYWKKQLTSKQKDPGPVQ, encoded by the coding sequence ATGAAAACACGACATCTTTTATTGGCTGCACTCGGTATGCTGGTGGCGTGGGGCATGGCTGGCATGGCCCACGCTCAGGCTCCTGCTCCCGATGAGCCTGTCGTCTCATTCGAGGCTGGAGACAGGCCGGGAAACTTTTTTACCTGTTCGAATACAGGCAATTCGGCATCTGGAATCGGGTGTGTGCCTGCATCCATTGGAGGGGCTCAGCAGAGGTCCCTCGCCGTCATTCGCCCCGGAGAAACGGTGGGGTTTCCCACGTTTAGCGCAGAAGCCAGCACGATCCATACGGTGCTGAGCTTGATTTGGCCCACGGGTGCCTCAAATATGCCATTCAAGGCGGCCATCGATTTTCTCAACCCGGCACCGGGGGGGGTGGCCACTGTGAAGTTGACGGAGCCAGGTTTGTACGTCTTCATCTGTGACATCCACGTCTATATGTTCGCGGGTGTCATCGTGGATGATCCCGCTACGCCGGAATTGGATCTCGGCAAAACGATTACACTGGTTAACAATATTACGGTTCCGACATTCAGCGACTTAGCGATCCGCCTCTTGCGCACCTTCTTCATCATCACGGATCCGGGGAATTGGAAAGATTACACGAAGACCACGTGGACACCAGCTTTTCCGGCTGTCCCGGTGATTGTGCACGATGTTGATGGAAACGCGATCCCGGTTTCTGATCTTTCCGCGGTGCTTTCGATTGGGACCGTTGATCTCACGGATGACGCAAATAAATTATTTAACCCGACAACTGCAGGAGTGGGTGAAATCTGGATCGATACGCAGTTTGAATTGACGGCAGGCAAATCCAAGCCGGGAGCAGCAACGGTCATTGACGGAAAGACGTGGGCGTTGACGAGGAAGATTGCACTCCCAGAGACCAATATGAATCATCCCCACAACATGTGGACGGATCGAGATCAGAAGGTGATCTATCAGACCCAATGGTTTGACGAGCGAGTGGCGGTGTTTGATAGAAAGACCGGTGCGTTCATCAGGGAACTGAACGCGGGGCCCGCTCCCTCACATGTGATGACGAGAGCCAATAATGATTACGTGCATGTGGCACAGAACGGTGGCAATAACGTACGAGAATTTAACGCCTTTGCGGGTGGAAATGGCGCAGGTCCAAACCAATTTCTTCGTGATATCCCGATGACACATGCACCAGTAGATAACTCCGACATTATTAACGCCACCCATCCTCATGGTCATTGGATGAGTTCGACCGGGGATAAAATGGTGACGCCCAATGAAAATATCAATACCTCGACACTGTATAACTTTCCGGCCGGTGCCATCCAGGCAACGAATAATACGGGCGCTGTCCCGATCGCCACGGGCATGATGCCGGATTCGAGCAAGTATTACGTGACCAATTTTCTTGATAGCACGATCACTGTCATTGATATGAATTCGAATACGGTAATTAAAACCATCAATTTATTAAATGATATCCCAGATGGGGGGAGCAATAGCTACAATCCGATCACAGGTGAAATTCAAAATTTTGTCGGGGCGCTACCCATTCAGACGCCGGTGAGTCCGGATGGAACCAACATGGTCACGGCTAATACGTTGACCGCTACCATTACGATCGTTGATACCAAAACGGACAAGGTTGTGGCGATGTTGCCTTGTGACCCAGGTTGCCATGGCGTGCAGTACGGCGCAAAGGTAGGGGGCGGCTACTATGCCTATATCGCGAACAAGTTCAGCAACGTGATGCTCGTGGTGGACCCTGATCCCGATATGGATGGCGATCCGAGCAATGCCGCCATTGTCGGACGTGTGCTGCTGGCTGGGACGGCGTCGGCCGTACAGGACGATACGGTGATTGGTAACCCCGGCATGGGTGGTCAGGGCGTCCTGGCTGTTCCAAATGTCTACAACGGTTGGGTCCAGCAATGGGTCAAGAACTGTAAAGGCAAAGACTGCAATTACTGGAAAAAGCAGCTGACTTCGAAGCAGAAAGATCCAGGTCCGGTGCAGTAG